The Pseudosulfitobacter pseudonitzschiae genome includes a region encoding these proteins:
- a CDS encoding branched-chain amino acid ABC transporter substrate-binding protein, with translation MRKSIKLGLGAALALSVSSAAVMAENVKIAFIDPLSGGFAATGINGLHQFEFAAETLVNAKGGVLDGDMFEILPFDNKISPKESLIQLQVAIDQGARYIVQGNSSGVANALTEAIDKHNRRNPDTQVLFLNYSAVDPALTNEKCNFWHFRFDPHADMKMAALTDMIAENQDVKKVYVIGQDYSFGKAVASAAVSMLAEKRPDIEIVGNELHPIGKVKDFTPYARKVVSSGADAVITGNWGADMLGLGKSILENGFEGPIFTYYAAADGITAAFGESGVDSLYLVAEGDDNPPPKPETQEYIQAFKAKYPDGNMSQTRITNVIQMLAQAINEAGTATDVVQVANALEGMTFKDSLWSTDEMHMRPQDHQLVQDIHIFGHQPVEAPYDMDNSGYGLKVQFTVENASADIATTCEMKRP, from the coding sequence ATGCGTAAATCTATCAAGCTCGGACTCGGCGCCGCGCTGGCGTTGTCCGTCAGCTCAGCCGCTGTAATGGCCGAAAATGTGAAAATTGCCTTTATTGATCCGCTCTCCGGCGGCTTTGCTGCCACTGGCATCAACGGCCTGCACCAATTTGAATTTGCTGCCGAAACGCTGGTCAACGCCAAGGGTGGCGTTCTGGACGGCGATATGTTCGAAATTCTGCCGTTCGACAACAAGATCAGCCCCAAGGAATCCCTCATTCAGCTTCAGGTCGCGATTGACCAGGGCGCACGCTACATCGTTCAGGGCAACAGCTCGGGCGTTGCGAACGCTCTGACCGAGGCCATCGACAAGCACAACCGCCGCAACCCCGACACTCAGGTTCTGTTCCTGAACTATTCGGCTGTTGATCCCGCACTGACCAACGAAAAGTGTAACTTCTGGCACTTCCGTTTCGATCCGCACGCAGACATGAAAATGGCTGCGCTGACGGACATGATCGCCGAGAACCAGGACGTCAAAAAAGTCTATGTTATCGGTCAGGACTATTCGTTCGGTAAAGCCGTGGCGAGTGCTGCCGTGTCGATGCTGGCCGAAAAACGCCCCGACATTGAAATCGTCGGCAACGAGCTGCACCCGATCGGCAAGGTGAAAGACTTTACACCCTATGCCCGCAAGGTTGTGTCCTCGGGCGCGGATGCGGTGATCACCGGCAACTGGGGCGCGGACATGCTGGGCCTTGGCAAGTCGATCCTCGAGAACGGCTTTGAAGGCCCGATCTTCACATATTATGCGGCTGCTGACGGTATCACCGCCGCCTTTGGCGAAAGCGGTGTGGATTCGCTCTATCTGGTGGCAGAAGGTGACGACAACCCACCGCCCAAACCTGAAACACAAGAGTACATTCAGGCGTTCAAAGCCAAGTACCCAGATGGCAACATGTCCCAGACCCGTATCACCAATGTGATCCAGATGCTGGCACAGGCGATCAACGAAGCGGGCACTGCGACAGACGTCGTCCAAGTGGCCAACGCGCTGGAAGGCATGACCTTCAAGGACAGCCTGTGGAGCACAGATGAAATGCATATGCGTCCCCAAGACCACCAGTTGGTTCAGGACATTCACATCTTTGGTCACCAGCCAGTGGAAGCACCCTATGACATGGACAACTCGGGCTATGGTCTGAAAGTTCAGTTCACGGTTGAAAACGCTTCGGCGGATATCGCAACCACATGTGAAATGAAGCGTCCGTAA
- a CDS encoding branched-chain amino acid ABC transporter permease — translation MDLVLVNLIDGLVTGLLLFMLSAGLTLIFSMMGVLNFAHASFYMLGAYFAYQISLALGFWMGLIFAPIIVGVIGAGVERYGLRRVHQYGHVPELIFTFGLALLIEELVQFIWVRNQMPYQIPDVLNFTAFAISGNSIPAYKVFMIFISIAIFIGLLYVLTKTRVGMIIQAALSYPRTVEALGHNVPLIFMGVFGVGTALAGVAGVIAGPVLGTFPGMAFVLGSIVFVTIVIGGLGSLWGALVASLLIGWITTFAKSYNIRMEDILNGIGISTPENLSESMFRDIWAVTSPQIADILPYILMVLILIFRPYGLFGNRDA, via the coding sequence ATGGACCTCGTACTCGTCAATTTGATCGACGGGCTGGTGACCGGACTGCTGTTGTTTATGCTGTCTGCCGGTCTGACACTGATTTTCTCGATGATGGGCGTGCTGAACTTCGCTCATGCCAGCTTTTACATGTTGGGTGCCTATTTCGCCTACCAGATCAGCCTTGCGCTGGGGTTCTGGATGGGGCTGATCTTTGCGCCCATAATCGTCGGTGTCATTGGCGCCGGAGTCGAACGCTATGGTCTGCGCCGCGTTCACCAATATGGCCACGTGCCGGAGCTGATCTTTACTTTCGGTCTGGCGCTGCTGATCGAGGAATTGGTGCAATTCATCTGGGTTCGTAACCAGATGCCCTACCAGATTCCGGATGTTCTGAATTTTACTGCCTTCGCCATCTCGGGCAACTCGATCCCCGCCTATAAGGTCTTTATGATCTTCATCTCGATCGCGATCTTTATTGGCCTGCTGTATGTGCTGACCAAGACGCGCGTTGGTATGATCATTCAGGCCGCCCTGAGCTATCCGCGCACCGTCGAGGCCCTGGGCCACAACGTGCCGCTGATCTTCATGGGTGTCTTTGGTGTGGGTACAGCTCTGGCCGGTGTGGCCGGTGTGATTGCGGGCCCTGTGCTGGGCACATTCCCCGGCATGGCCTTTGTCCTTGGGTCCATCGTTTTCGTAACAATCGTCATCGGCGGATTGGGATCACTATGGGGGGCACTGGTGGCGTCGCTGCTGATCGGTTGGATCACCACATTCGCCAAATCCTACAACATCCGTATGGAAGACATCCTGAACGGTATCGGCATTTCGACCCCCGAGAACCTGAGCGAAAGCATGTTCAGGGATATCTGGGCTGTCACCAGCCCGCAAATCGCCGACATCCTTCCGTATATCCTGATGGTGCTGATCCTTATTTTCCGCCCATACGGCCTATTTGGGAACCGTGACGCATGA
- a CDS encoding branched-chain amino acid ABC transporter permease: MNNPMRDDQITTDPSKPAQRMRAGSQRLAAFPWVIAGLALLVMPYVFTDNSAITIMNQMAITIIFALAYNMLLGQGGMLSFGHAVYAGVGGFACMHVMSNTDFFSMLPLPVLPIFGGLFGMGLAMIIGSFSTRSAGTVFAMISLGVGELIAACSVIIVAFFGGEEGVSGDRTYGLPFFGIEFLQQIEVYYLIAFWLMLSALLMYLFSRTPIGRMANAVRDNPERAEFLGYSSRWVRYYSFIFSGFFAGIAGGLFAINYEIVTEENLNTASSGVILLVTFLGGVGFFFGPIIGAIAFTLLQTVLSLQTDLWAFYAGVLFLATVMFFPGGLAGLLMMHVPAIRMGKASKLVVPYIITLIPALIGILGLSALVEMTFHARHSSVGDEEMTVFWTTFDSHDVLPWAIAIGVTVVAFGVMRMMLPTLRAAWAEANTSTKGGAA, from the coding sequence ATGAACAATCCAATGAGAGACGACCAGATCACCACCGATCCCAGCAAGCCCGCCCAGCGGATGCGTGCCGGATCGCAGAGGCTTGCGGCGTTCCCGTGGGTGATTGCGGGGCTTGCCTTGTTGGTGATGCCATATGTGTTCACCGACAACTCGGCGATCACCATCATGAACCAGATGGCGATCACCATTATCTTTGCGCTGGCCTATAACATGCTGCTGGGGCAGGGCGGGATGCTCAGCTTTGGCCATGCTGTCTATGCGGGTGTAGGCGGTTTCGCGTGTATGCACGTTATGTCCAACACCGATTTCTTTTCGATGCTGCCGCTGCCGGTACTGCCAATCTTTGGCGGCCTGTTCGGTATGGGGCTGGCGATGATCATTGGCAGCTTCTCGACCCGCAGCGCGGGCACCGTCTTTGCGATGATTTCGCTGGGCGTGGGCGAATTGATCGCGGCGTGTTCGGTCATCATCGTGGCGTTCTTTGGCGGTGAAGAGGGTGTTTCGGGCGACCGGACCTATGGTTTGCCGTTCTTTGGCATCGAATTCCTGCAACAGATCGAAGTCTACTATCTGATCGCATTCTGGTTGATGCTGTCGGCGCTATTGATGTACCTGTTTTCGCGCACGCCCATCGGGCGCATGGCGAACGCGGTGCGCGACAACCCCGAACGCGCTGAATTCCTGGGCTATTCGTCACGCTGGGTGCGCTACTACAGCTTCATCTTCTCGGGCTTTTTCGCCGGCATCGCCGGTGGCCTGTTCGCAATCAACTACGAAATCGTGACCGAAGAGAACCTGAACACCGCCTCGTCGGGTGTGATCCTGCTGGTGACCTTCCTTGGTGGCGTCGGCTTTTTCTTTGGGCCGATCATCGGCGCGATTGCCTTTACGCTACTGCAAACGGTCCTGTCGCTGCAAACAGACCTGTGGGCGTTCTATGCCGGCGTTCTGTTCCTTGCGACCGTGATGTTTTTTCCCGGAGGACTGGCAGGGCTGCTGATGATGCACGTACCTGCAATCCGGATGGGCAAGGCGTCAAAACTGGTGGTGCCCTATATCATCACATTGATACCTGCGCTGATCGGTATTCTGGGCCTGTCCGCATTGGTCGAGATGACATTCCACGCCCGCCATTCTTCGGTGGGTGACGAGGAAATGACCGTCTTCTGGACCACCTTCGACAGCCATGACGTGCTGCCGTGGGCCATTGCCATCGGTGTCACAGTGGTGGCCTTTGGCGTCATGCGCATGATGCTTCCGACGCTGCGTGCCGCTTGGGCCGAAGCCAACACATCCACCAAGGGAGGTGCCGCATGA
- a CDS encoding ABC transporter ATP-binding protein gives MTTAALELQDLRKSFGKTEIIRGVNLAVGENERHAIIGPNGAGKSTLFNLITGRFPQTSGAIRLHGNDLAGKAPFEINRMGLSRSFQITNIFPKMTVFENVRCSLLWSMGYKYNFWSMVGRSRALTEGAEQILEQINLTNRRDLPAGTLSYAEQRALEIGITIAGGADVIMLDEPTAGMSHSETDYIVDLIRIVTEGKTLIMVEHDMGVVFGLADRISVLVYGELIATGRPEDVRADPKVQEAYLGAALEAEH, from the coding sequence ATGACCACCGCAGCACTTGAACTGCAAGACCTGCGCAAGAGTTTCGGCAAGACCGAGATTATCCGCGGCGTCAATCTGGCCGTGGGCGAAAACGAACGCCACGCCATCATCGGGCCGAACGGGGCGGGCAAATCCACCCTGTTCAACCTGATCACGGGGCGGTTTCCGCAAACCTCTGGGGCGATCCGGCTGCATGGCAACGATCTGGCGGGCAAGGCCCCGTTCGAGATCAACCGCATGGGGCTGAGCCGCAGTTTCCAGATCACCAACATCTTTCCAAAGATGACAGTGTTTGAAAACGTCCGTTGTTCGCTGCTGTGGTCAATGGGCTACAAGTACAACTTCTGGTCCATGGTCGGGCGCAGCCGCGCGCTGACTGAGGGCGCCGAGCAGATCCTGGAACAGATCAACCTGACCAATCGGCGCGATCTACCGGCGGGCACATTGTCCTATGCAGAGCAGCGCGCACTGGAAATCGGCATTACCATCGCAGGTGGTGCCGACGTGATCATGTTGGACGAACCTACCGCTGGCATGAGCCATTCGGAAACCGACTATATCGTCGATCTGATCCGCATCGTGACCGAAGGCAAAACCCTGATCATGGTCGAACACGACATGGGCGTGGTCTTTGGACTGGCCGACCGGATTTCGGTTCTGGTCTATGGCGAGTTGATTGCCACCGGCCGCCCCGAAGACGTGCGCGCCGATCCCAAGGTTCAAGAAGCCTATCTTGGCGCTGCACTGGAGGCAGAACACTGA
- a CDS encoding ATP-binding cassette domain-containing protein: MMLEVTDLHAYYGKSHILQGVNLNIQEGEIVALLGRNGVGRSTTCKAIMGEVVPHGSVKFRGQEIAGKKAFEVANLGIGYVPENRDIFPGLTTRQNLILGLKPGQKDGAGRWAMQDMFDMFSNLSERADVEASVMSGGEQQMLTMCRTLMGDPDLVMIDEPTEGLSPQMVQKVATVLQEIAKRGVSTLLVEQKLSIALDIANRVYVMGHGQVVFEGTPQELKERDDVRKEWLEV, translated from the coding sequence CTGATGCTCGAAGTCACCGATCTGCACGCCTATTATGGCAAGTCACACATCCTGCAAGGGGTGAACCTGAACATTCAGGAGGGCGAGATCGTCGCCCTTCTGGGGCGCAACGGGGTGGGCCGTTCCACCACCTGCAAGGCGATCATGGGCGAGGTTGTCCCGCACGGTTCGGTCAAGTTCCGCGGACAGGAAATCGCGGGCAAAAAGGCCTTTGAGGTTGCCAATCTTGGCATCGGATATGTGCCCGAAAACCGCGATATCTTTCCCGGACTGACCACGCGGCAAAACCTGATCCTTGGCTTGAAACCGGGCCAGAAGGACGGCGCGGGCCGCTGGGCGATGCAGGACATGTTCGACATGTTCTCGAACCTGAGCGAACGCGCGGACGTCGAGGCATCGGTGATGTCGGGCGGCGAACAGCAGATGCTGACCATGTGCCGCACGCTGATGGGCGACCCCGATCTGGTGATGATCGACGAACCGACCGAAGGCCTGAGCCCGCAAATGGTTCAAAAGGTTGCCACAGTTTTGCAAGAGATCGCCAAACGCGGGGTGTCCACCTTGTTGGTCGAACAAAAGCTGTCGATCGCTTTGGACATCGCGAACCGCGTCTATGTGATGGGTCACGGTCAGGTCGTGTTCGAGGGCACGCCGCAAGAGTTGAAAGAACGCGACGACGTGCGCAAGGAATGGCTGGAAGTCTGA
- a CDS encoding enoyl-CoA hydratase/isomerase family protein, whose amino-acid sequence MADQSWITQKDHGNGIRELVLERAPVNALDPKILMGFQDVMNDLSSDDNVRSIVLSSGCKVFSAGLNLKKARHFDEDDQRAIVNGLNQGFMALFASPKPVICAINGPAIAGGLFFVLASDHRIAVPHAQFGLAEVRVGVGFPAGPLGIARAMLDANMTRRMMMRGQPIDVHAALAAGLVDEIVASEDLAQAAMDAARDFAQIPPQAYAAVKSQLRADTIARIAQAVAVETAADLPWYTDETAAAMARMIG is encoded by the coding sequence ATGGCAGATCAGTCATGGATCACGCAAAAAGATCACGGTAACGGCATTCGGGAACTGGTGCTGGAACGCGCGCCGGTCAACGCGCTGGACCCTAAAATCCTGATGGGATTTCAAGATGTTATGAATGACTTATCATCCGATGATAATGTGCGCTCTATCGTGCTGTCTTCAGGCTGCAAGGTGTTCTCTGCCGGACTGAACCTGAAAAAGGCCCGGCATTTTGACGAGGATGACCAGCGCGCCATCGTTAACGGGTTGAACCAGGGGTTTATGGCGCTTTTTGCCAGCCCCAAACCGGTGATCTGCGCCATCAACGGACCTGCGATTGCGGGTGGGTTGTTCTTTGTTCTGGCGTCGGATCACCGCATCGCTGTGCCACACGCCCAGTTCGGACTGGCCGAGGTTCGGGTTGGCGTGGGATTTCCTGCAGGGCCGCTGGGTATCGCGCGCGCCATGCTGGATGCGAACATGACACGGCGCATGATGATGCGCGGCCAACCCATTGATGTTCATGCAGCATTGGCCGCAGGACTGGTGGACGAGATTGTCGCGTCAGAGGATTTGGCGCAAGCGGCAATGGACGCGGCACGCGACTTTGCGCAGATCCCGCCCCAAGCCTACGCAGCCGTCAAATCGCAACTGCGTGCAGATACCATCGCCCGCATTGCACAGGCCGTGGCCGTAGAAACAGCAGCGGATCTGCCGTGGTATACAGATGAAACAGCCGCCGCTATGGCGCGGATGATAGGATAA
- a CDS encoding serine hydrolase domain-containing protein, translating into MPTVDQTRMDRIKPWMQTYVDTRKFAGSSVLVNQGGTEVFYHDTGLRDVATAAPFTRDTVARIYSMTKPVTSLALMMLVEEGRIHLDAPLSAVLPEFADMHALVKGATSIDQVERCPVPTLHQTVTHTGGFSYPFNPGVLPKAMEDAKLLFGPSEGSLAEVCQRLGTLPLAFQPGTRWEYSVGIDVIGRVVEVLSGQSLDAYFQTRIFDPLGMTETGFAVPDGALDRFASLYTPLASGAMALNNAENKSADTLRCVDVADRSPFRAPSTLSGGGGLVGTIDDYMRFCEALRTGGQGLVSPATLRFMMANHLPGEIASMGPSSFAEQPMTGMGFGIGGSTVLNPARTRTPSSVGDFSWGGMASTFFWVDPVHDLSVVFFTQLSPSSSYPARPELKALIHGALS; encoded by the coding sequence ATGCCCACAGTTGACCAAACCCGCATGGATCGCATTAAACCTTGGATGCAAACCTATGTTGACACTAGAAAGTTTGCAGGAAGCAGCGTTCTGGTGAACCAAGGCGGCACCGAGGTATTCTATCACGACACCGGCCTGCGCGATGTGGCAACTGCCGCACCGTTCACCCGTGATACGGTGGCGCGCATATATTCAATGACCAAACCCGTAACCTCGCTGGCGTTAATGATGCTGGTAGAGGAGGGGCGCATTCATCTGGACGCGCCACTGTCTGCGGTGCTGCCGGAATTTGCCGACATGCACGCATTGGTCAAGGGGGCCACCTCGATTGATCAGGTAGAACGCTGCCCCGTGCCAACGCTGCACCAGACCGTGACGCACACCGGCGGCTTCAGCTATCCGTTCAACCCCGGCGTGCTGCCCAAAGCGATGGAAGACGCCAAGCTGCTGTTTGGTCCCTCGGAGGGGTCGCTTGCCGAGGTATGCCAGCGTTTGGGCACGTTGCCGTTGGCCTTTCAACCCGGCACACGCTGGGAATATTCCGTTGGTATCGACGTGATCGGCCGCGTGGTCGAGGTGCTGTCGGGCCAATCGCTTGACGCGTATTTCCAGACCCGCATTTTCGATCCGCTGGGCATGACCGAAACCGGCTTTGCTGTGCCCGACGGTGCATTGGACCGCTTTGCGTCGCTGTATACGCCGTTGGCCAGTGGTGCGATGGCGCTGAACAACGCCGAAAACAAGAGCGCGGACACGCTGCGCTGTGTCGATGTGGCGGACAGATCGCCCTTCCGTGCGCCCAGCACCCTGTCAGGAGGCGGCGGTCTGGTGGGAACCATTGACGATTACATGCGCTTTTGCGAGGCGCTGCGCACAGGCGGGCAGGGGCTTGTGTCGCCAGCCACCCTGCGGTTCATGATGGCCAACCACCTGCCCGGAGAGATTGCCAGCATGGGCCCCTCCAGCTTTGCCGAACAACCGATGACCGGCATGGGCTTTGGCATTGGCGGATCGACCGTTCTGAACCCTGCACGCACCCGCACGCCGTCATCAGTGGGCGATTTCAGTTGGGGCGGAATGGCATCGACATTTTTTTGGGTTGATCCTGTGCATGACCTGTCGGTTGTGTTTTTCACCCAGCTGAGCCCGTCAAGCAGCTATCCGGCACGCCCCGAGTTAAAAGCGCTGATCCACGGAGCATTGTCATGA
- a CDS encoding acetoacetate--CoA ligase, with protein sequence MTDRRILWTPSAERVAGTLMARFERWLEAERGLTFTDYGAMWDWSVTDLEGFWSAIWQFFDLPASVPPTIFLAKNRMPGAEWGPGAKLNYVDHLLRHADMRPDDVAVVVQSETFDRTSLTWAELRAQVASVAAHLADMGVGQGDRVVAILPNTQTAVIAFLATASLGAVWSLCAPDMGHVAILDRFTQIEPKVLIAQDGYTHAGKPVDRSAVIEQISAGLPSVTNRIMVPVAHALPDGWTDWATLINRNATLHSKQVPFEHPLWIVYSSGTTGNPKPIVHSHGGIVLESAKQSLHQDLGPKDRYAWLTSSGWIMWNSQFSALGQGAMLAMYDGAPHHPDMGVVWRFVADEGLTYFGAGAAFYAGCLKAGISPRTDVDLSALRSLGSTGSPLSEDAYNWIYTEVKEDVWLAPISGGTDLAGAFVLGHPSMPVRAGEMQCRALGNAVRAFDEEGTELISAVGELVCTQPLPSMPLYFWGDEDGSRLHDAYFDTYPGIWRHGDWIEINARGGSVIFGRSDATINRKGLRMGSAEIYQAVEGLPEIMDSLVVDLEFLGRESFMPLFVVPAKGQRLDDALKDKINNAIRTGVSARFVPNEIIEVADIPRTLSGKKLEVPVKKLLLGGDPVHVVNRDSMANPASFDFFIDYAKARAT encoded by the coding sequence ATGACCGACCGCCGTATTCTCTGGACGCCAAGTGCCGAGCGCGTGGCAGGCACCTTGATGGCGCGGTTCGAACGCTGGCTAGAAGCCGAGCGCGGTTTGACGTTCACCGATTACGGCGCGATGTGGGACTGGTCGGTGACCGATCTGGAGGGGTTCTGGTCGGCGATCTGGCAATTCTTTGACCTGCCCGCATCGGTGCCGCCCACCATATTTTTGGCGAAAAACCGGATGCCGGGGGCCGAGTGGGGGCCTGGGGCCAAGCTGAACTATGTCGACCATCTGCTGCGCCATGCTGACATGCGGCCTGACGATGTGGCTGTGGTTGTGCAATCGGAAACTTTCGACCGGACCAGCCTGACGTGGGCCGAACTACGGGCGCAGGTGGCTTCGGTCGCGGCGCATCTGGCGGATATGGGCGTGGGTCAGGGTGACCGCGTGGTCGCGATCCTGCCCAACACGCAGACCGCTGTGATTGCGTTTCTGGCGACCGCGTCGCTGGGGGCTGTCTGGTCGCTTTGTGCGCCTGATATGGGGCATGTGGCGATCCTTGACCGGTTTACCCAGATCGAGCCCAAGGTGCTGATCGCGCAAGACGGCTATACCCACGCGGGCAAACCGGTGGATCGCAGTGCCGTGATCGAACAGATCAGCGCGGGCCTGCCCAGTGTAACCAACCGCATCATGGTGCCCGTAGCGCACGCGCTTCCCGATGGTTGGACCGATTGGGCCACTCTGATCAACCGCAACGCCACGTTGCATAGCAAACAGGTGCCGTTCGAGCATCCGCTGTGGATTGTCTATTCGTCCGGCACCACCGGCAACCCCAAGCCCATCGTGCACAGCCATGGCGGCATCGTTCTGGAATCGGCCAAACAGTCTCTGCATCAGGATCTGGGGCCGAAAGACCGCTATGCTTGGCTGACCTCGTCTGGCTGGATCATGTGGAACTCGCAATTTTCGGCTCTGGGGCAGGGTGCGATGCTGGCGATGTACGACGGCGCGCCCCATCATCCCGATATGGGTGTGGTCTGGCGCTTTGTCGCGGACGAGGGGCTGACCTATTTCGGCGCAGGCGCGGCCTTCTATGCGGGATGTCTGAAAGCGGGCATTTCACCGCGCACCGATGTCGATCTGTCAGCGTTGCGGTCGCTGGGATCGACCGGATCGCCATTGTCCGAAGACGCCTACAATTGGATTTACACCGAGGTAAAGGAGGACGTCTGGCTGGCACCCATTTCAGGTGGCACCGATCTGGCGGGCGCCTTTGTGCTGGGCCATCCCAGCATGCCAGTGCGCGCAGGCGAAATGCAATGTCGTGCGCTTGGCAATGCGGTGCGCGCCTTTGATGAAGAGGGCACCGAGCTGATCAGCGCGGTGGGCGAGCTGGTATGTACCCAGCCGCTGCCATCGATGCCATTGTATTTCTGGGGCGACGAAGATGGCAGCCGTCTGCATGACGCCTATTTCGACACCTATCCCGGCATCTGGCGGCATGGGGACTGGATCGAGATCAACGCGCGCGGCGGGTCGGTGATCTTTGGCCGTTCCGACGCCACGATCAACCGCAAGGGGCTGCGCATGGGATCGGCCGAAATCTATCAGGCGGTCGAGGGATTGCCCGAAATCATGGATAGCCTTGTGGTCGATCTGGAGTTTCTGGGCCGCGAGAGTTTCATGCCGCTGTTCGTGGTTCCCGCCAAGGGGCAACGGCTGGATGATGCCCTAAAAGACAAGATCAACAACGCCATTCGCACCGGTGTTTCGGCGCGTTTTGTGCCCAATGAAATCATCGAAGTGGCCGATATTCCACGCACCCTATCAGGGAAAAAACTTGAAGTTCCGGTGAAAAAGCTGCTTTTGGGCGGTGATCCGGTCCATGTCGTCAACCGCGACTCTATGGCCAACCCCGCCAGCTTCGACTTTTTCATAGATTACGCAAAGGCCCGTGCCACATGA
- a CDS encoding acyl-CoA thioesterase: MTDAHQTLLDLLEVEQLEVDLFRGTGQGGETSTRIFGGQVIGQALAAAYGTVPHRLCHSLHAYFIRPGDPEIPVIYQVDRARDGGSFTTRRVVAIQHGKQILNMSASFHVEEPGRHHQHPMPQVSGPENWPDRNKLRADELDRVPESRRADFMRPRPIELHDVNPRDMFEPEITSDENQSWFRMSAAKGSSPQMQHCMLAYASDMNLLGSSLRPHGLTWMNGKVMTASLDHAMWFHAPVHFENWHLYTMNSPWTGGARGFNRGSIYNQDGVLVASTAQEGLMREIKPRD; the protein is encoded by the coding sequence ATGACAGATGCCCACCAGACCCTTCTGGACCTGCTCGAAGTCGAACAACTCGAAGTCGATTTGTTTCGGGGTACAGGGCAGGGTGGTGAAACCTCGACCCGTATTTTCGGCGGGCAGGTCATCGGTCAGGCGCTGGCTGCGGCCTATGGCACCGTGCCGCACCGGCTGTGCCATTCCCTGCACGCCTATTTCATCCGGCCCGGTGATCCGGAAATTCCGGTGATCTATCAGGTGGACCGCGCCCGCGACGGGGGCAGCTTTACCACCCGCCGCGTGGTGGCGATCCAGCACGGCAAGCAGATCCTGAACATGTCGGCCAGCTTTCACGTCGAAGAACCGGGCCGCCATCACCAGCATCCGATGCCGCAAGTCTCGGGGCCAGAGAATTGGCCAGACCGCAACAAGCTGCGTGCCGATGAACTGGACCGCGTCCCCGAAAGCCGTCGTGCCGACTTTATGCGTCCGCGTCCCATAGAATTGCACGACGTCAATCCGCGCGACATGTTCGAGCCGGAAATCACGTCAGACGAAAACCAGTCGTGGTTCCGCATGTCCGCCGCCAAAGGATCCAGTCCGCAAATGCAGCACTGCATGCTGGCCTACGCGTCGGATATGAACCTGCTGGGGTCGTCGCTGCGTCCGCACGGTCTGACGTGGATGAACGGAAAGGTGATGACCGCCAGTCTGGATCACGCCATGTGGTTCCACGCGCCGGTGCATTTCGAAAACTGGCATTTGTATACGATGAACAGCCCGTGGACAGGTGGTGCGCGCGGGTTCAACCGTGGCAGCATCTACAATCAGGATGGTGTGCTGGTGGCCTCGACCGCCCAAGAGGGGCTGATGCGCGAGATAAAACCGCGCGATTGA
- a CDS encoding VOC family protein, protein MIGYTTLGVSDMERAKQFYAELFASKGAKIVTDMGRIAFISTGRGQPMLAVCEPYDKQPASAGNGTMVAFVADSKEEVDAIYARAIELGAIDDGAPGQRIPDRFYGAYVRDADNNKLCFFVFG, encoded by the coding sequence ATGATCGGTTACACGACCCTCGGCGTGTCGGACATGGAACGCGCCAAACAGTTCTACGCAGAGCTTTTCGCATCGAAGGGCGCGAAAATCGTCACAGACATGGGGCGCATCGCCTTTATCAGCACAGGGCGCGGCCAGCCGATGCTGGCGGTCTGCGAACCCTATGACAAACAGCCCGCCAGCGCAGGCAACGGAACGATGGTAGCCTTTGTTGCGGATAGCAAGGAAGAGGTCGACGCGATCTATGCGCGCGCGATCGAACTGGGTGCCATAGACGACGGCGCACCGGGCCAGCGCATTCCCGATAGGTTCTATGGCGCCTATGTGCGCGATGCCGACAACAACAAGCTGTGCTTTTTCGTTTTTGGATAA